From the Drosophila simulans strain w501 chromosome 2L, Prin_Dsim_3.1, whole genome shotgun sequence genome, the window CGGAAGTCGTTTTTCATTCGGTTTTCCAGCTGCTAAAATTGAGTACTATCACTGCTACGTTGGCTTTTGCACGCACTTTCAGTTTTTGCACAGCTAAATGCGCTCTTTGAGTTTTTTGCGAATGAGATTCATGTGTAAATTCAGTTAAATTCGTCTGAACGGAGCGAAATATTCTTCACTTTTTGCGCATAAAAAGTAGGACCGCAGCGAAGGGGGCGAGAAATACTGTCCGGtgtgaaaataaataccaTCGTGCGCTACACCATTTTGGATAGTGTGGCCATATGATGTTAAATTACATGTGCTTTTCAACACTGAGAGGCCAAACCAATGGCGGTACTTTCAAATTCAATACTTGCTTTGAAagacataaaaatataatttaaagcaactttattttaataatatcaCAAGCAGACTAGAATACACAACACTTGACTTGCTCACAACAAAGTTTGCTCCACCTGGCGGGAGAGAGACAACGCGAGTGCTATTGAAGGCGCTGGAAAGATAAACGATTACGTTATAAGTAAATTTAAGAGTAGAGCAcaaacttaaattataaagCTGAAAATAACGACTTAATAATACTCAAGCTAGAAAACCGTTTGGTGTCAGTACAATGCTCGAATTGCCGCTCTTAAGGAGTCCACGAATCAGCGCCAAATCATCGGGCGTCAGGGACCAGCCATTCAGTTGACCCACGGACTGCAGTTCCGGGCAGCTGTCCATTAGTAACTGGAAATAACTCACATTAGCCAAGTATTTAGATTGATTAAAACCAGTATTCTACCTCCACAGACTGCACTGTGAGCTCTGGCGCCAGAGTGAACCACACATCCTCCAAAACTTTGAAATCGTGTTGCATAAACAtgctgaaaaatatattattgatttatCACTGCAGCAAGAAGTTTATTATATGATTACCTCACAATATCCTCGTCAGTGAACTCCACCGTGTCCACCGCCAGTCTCTTCAGATCGGTGGAATTGCAGAGGAAGGCCTTCAAGGAACTGGTAAGAATGGCGCTGCTTAGGATCTCCAGACCCTCCAGCTGCTGGAACTTGGCGTGTCCGGCTCCGTAGGACAGACTGTCGATCATATAGCAGTCGAGATCAATGAGCGAGGGACACAGGCGAGCCAGCTTGCCCAGCTCCAGGTTCCCCAGTCCCTTGATCATGGTTAGGTGCCGCAGATTCCTGCCAATCGGACGCTCCAGCAGGGGCAGTAGCTCGGCCACCACAAATTTGTAGATCTTCAGTTTGCGCAAATTGCGCGTGCTAAGAGCCCTCAGGCTACCCGTCTTGGGCGAGTCCAGATAGAGGGCCTCTAGTCTAGGACACGTCTGCATGATCACCTGCAAGGTGGCTTCATCCGTTCCTGTGTCGTGGATGTACTTCAGTCGGCACTTGAAGCGATCGTCGACATTGTCGTGGATAAACTTTAGGGAGGCGCCGACAAAGGAGTAAGTGGAGAGCGTTTCCACCTGGGGACAGTGCTCCAGGATGAGGGCAATGTCCGAGTAGCAGATGTTCTCCTCGCCTGGCATGCCCACATCCACAACGGTCAGTGACTGTGAGCAGACGCCCTTGGCCAGCAGATCGATGCCGATTTCCGTGATGTCGGTCTCGCCGGAAATGTCCAGGATCTGCAGACGAGTGCAGCAGTTACCAATCTCCTCCAGCAGCCGATCGTTGGCTATATAGGGCACATACAACTTGACCAGCTGCTTGCATTTCCTGACTATATCGTACATGTAGTGCATGTGCTCCTCCTTGACCCAGATTCCCTTGATATTCAGCACTCTCAGTCCAGCTCCTTGGGCTGCAATCACCTGGAGAATGGAAGGTCATTCAATAGAGTCTTCTATAAAGTAT encodes:
- the LOC6730856 gene encoding uncharacterized protein LOC6730856 isoform X3, whose amino-acid sequence is MSKKCSVRSLSDSALAELANLLVSTISYAQYAPDVQLDINIVMVELNEYLAQLGATPNIYQDLLRVIVSSDYLDANMRFTCLQMLLNCGVTFLMTEVFPFSYYEKILQVIAAQGAGLRVLNIKGIWVKEEHMHYMYDIVRKCKQLVKLYVPYIANDRLLEEIGNCCTRLQILDISGETDITEIGIDLLAKGVCSQSLTVVDVGMPGEENICYSDIALILEHCPQVETLSTYSFVGASLKFIHDNVDDRFKCRLKYIHDTGTDEATLQVIMQTCPRLEALYLDSPKTGSLRALSTRNLRKLKIYKFVVAELLPLLERPIGRNLRHLTMIKGLGNLELGKLARLCPSLIDLDCYMIDSLSYGAGHAKFQQLEGLEILSSAILTSSLKAFLCNSTDLKRLAVDTVEFTDEDIVSMFMQHDFKVLEDVWFTLAPELTVQSVELLMDSCPELQSVGQLNGWSLTPDDLALIRGLLKSGNSSIRLQ
- the LOC6730856 gene encoding uncharacterized protein LOC6730856 isoform X2, which codes for MSKKCSVRSLSDSALAELANLLVSTISYAQYAPDVQLDINIVMVELNEYLAQLGATPNIYQDLLRVIVSSDYLDANMRFTCLQMLLNCGVTFLMTEVFPFSYYEKILQVIAAQGAGLRVLNIKGIWVKEEHMHYMYDIVRKCKQLVKLYVPYIANDRLLEEIGNCCTRLQILDISGETDITEIGIDLLAKGVCSQSLTVVDVGMPGEENICYSDIALILEHCPQVETLSTYSFVGASLKFIHDNVDDRFKCRLKYIHDTGTDEATLQVIMQTCPRLEALYLDSPKTGSLRALSTRNLRKLKIYKFVVAELLPLLERPIGRNLRHLTMIKGLGNLELGKLARLCPSLIDLDCYMIDSLSYGAGHAKFQQLEGLEILSSAILTSSLKAFLCNSTDLKRLAVDTVEFTDEDIVSMFMQHDFKVLEDVWFTLAPELTVQSVELLMDSCPELQSVGQLNGWSLTPDDLALIRGLLKSGNSSIVLTPNGFLA
- the LOC6730856 gene encoding uncharacterized protein LOC6730856 isoform X1, with product MSKKCSVRSLSDSALAELANLLVSTISYAQYAPDVQLDINIVMVELNEYLAQLGATPNIYQDLLRVIVSSDYLDANMRFTCLQMLLNCGVTFLMTEVFPFSYYEKILQVIAAQGAGLRVLNIKGIWVKEEHMHYMYDIVRKCKQLVKLYVPYIANDRLLEEIGNCCTRLQILDISGETDITEIGIDLLAKGVCSQSLTVVDVGMPGEENICYSDIALILEHCPQVETLSTYSFVGASLKFIHDNVDDRFKCRLKYIHDTGTDEATLQVIMQTCPRLEALYLDSPKTGSLRALSTRNLRKLKIYKFVVAELLPLLERPIGRNLRHLTMIKGLGNLELGKLARLCPSLIDLDCYMIDSLSYGAGHAKFQQLEGLEILSSAILTSSLKAFLCNSTDLKRLAVDTVEFTDEDIVSMFMQHDFKVLEDVWFTLAPELTVQSVELLMDSCPELQSVGQLNGWSLTPDDLALIRGLLKSGNSSIVLTPNGFLA